Within the Mycobacteriales bacterium genome, the region GCCAATTGCCCGGTACCGCCCAGTACCGGCGAGACGTCACAAGCGCAGCAACATACGCGTGTTTCCCAGCGTGTTGGGCTTCACGCGGTCCAGGTCGAGGAACTCGGCGACACCGTCATCGTAAGAACGAAGCAACTCGGCATAGACCTCATGCGCAACAGGCGTGCCGTTGATTTCGGTGAACCCATGGCGCGCGAAGAACGGCACCGCGAAAGTGAGGACGAATACTCTCGACACGCCGACCTGCCGTGCCCGGTCAAGCAACTTGTCGACGATCAGATGCCCGGCGCCGCCGCCGCGCTTGTCCGGGTCAACGGCGACGGTGCGGAGTTCCGCAAGGTCTTCCCACATGACATGCAGCGCGCCGCAGCCCACCACTGTGCCGTCAGCGGTGTTTTCCGCGACAGTGAACTCGAGGATGTCCTCGTATAGGTTCACGGTGGGCTTGTCCAGCAACCGTCCACTGGCCACGTTCTGGTCGATCAGCGCGCGGATTACCGGGACATCCTTGGTGCGCGCTTGCCTCACTATGTACGCCATCGCGCCACTACTGTAGCGGCTAAATGGAATCGCACCGGCCGGATGGCGGGCAGGCACTCCGGCGCGCGACCGGCACATCACGATCCGGCGTCGGCGGGCGTGGTTACCACATCCAGGCGACGCTCGCCAGTCGAACGGGAGTGCCGTAAGAAAGGCAAAACTTGTGCTGAGTCGGTTGGCAACGGCCGCCATATCCAATATTGTGCGTCACCGTGCGTATGGTTAAGCAACGAGTTGTACCGCTTGTCCTCGTGGTGGTTACAGCGTCCGTTCTGTTGCAGACTGGCAACAGTGACGCACAGACCGTCACCGCGCAGCCGTCGCTCAAGACGCTCGTCGCCGAAGCCACGACGCTGTCCAACCAGGTCGACTCGCTCGGCCAGCAGTACGACGAGCTCCAGATCGAGATCGCGCACGCCAAGTCGGAAGAGAAGCTGGCCAAGCAGGCCGATGCCAGGGCGCAGTCGGCGATGTCCGGGAGCCAGCTGGCGGTCGCACAGCTCGCGGCCATGGGCTACATGAACGGCGGGCTCGACCCCACGCTCGAGATGCTCACCAGCGGCAACCCGACGCAGTTCCTCAATCAGGCCTCGACCGTCGAAGAGCTCGACAACGAGGCCACCATGCGGCTGACCAACCTGCAGCAGGCACAGCTCGCCGCGGCGCGCGCCCGGGACACCGCGCAGGAACAGATCGTCACGGTCGACACGCTGCAGAAGGAGATCAACGGCAAGGTCTCCCAGATCAACGCCAAGCTCGACGTCATGAACAGCTCGGTGATGGCGAAGGCGATGGCCGTCTTCGACCAGACGGGCAACTACCCGGACTACACCCTGCCCGCAGTGAACAACGTGGACACCACCGCGCTTCGCTACGCGCTCACCCGCCGCGGCGACGAGTACGTATGGGGCGCGGCGGGCCCGACCACGTTCGACTGCTCGGGCCTGGTCGTCTGGGCGTACGCGCAGGAGGGCATCACCCTGCCGCACTACACCGGCTCGCTGTGGAACTCGGGCATGCACGTGTCCAGGGACGACTTGGAGCCCGGCGACCTGGTGTTCTTCTTCGCCGACATCAGCCACGTGGGCATCTACATTGGCAACGGCCTGATGGTGGACGCGCCGTCCACCGGCCAGGTCGTGCAGGTCCAGCCGGTGTTCTGGGACGCGTACGTCGGCGCCGTCCGTATCGCCTGATTGCCTCGGGGAAACGATCCCCCAGCCCCCCACACCGTCAGGACGGCCGGACGAACGGGAACAGGATCGTCTCCCTGATGTTCTCGCCGGTCAGCATGATCATCAGCCGGTCAATCCCCATCCCCATCCCGCCGGTCGGCGGCATGGCGTGCTCAAGCGCGAGCAGGAAGTCCTCGTCCAGCTCCATCGCCTCCGGGTCGCCGCCCGCCGCGAGCAGCGACTGCGCGGTGAGCCGCTCCCGCTGCACCACCGGATCGACCAGCTCGGAGTAGCCGGTGCCCAGCTCCGTTCCGAACGTCACCAGGTCCCAGCGCTCGGCGAGGCGGGGATCGGTCCGGTGCTGCCTGGTAAGCGGCGACACCTCGACCGGGAAGTCGCGGTAGAAGGTCGGCTCGACGGTCTGCTTCTCCACCAGGCGCTCGTACATCTCCAGGATCACCTGGCCCCGGTTCCACGACGGCTGGAGCGGCACTTCGAGCTTCTCGCACAGCTTCCGCAGCACGAGGTCCGGCGTGTCGGGGGTGATCTCCTCCCCCGCCTTGAGCGAGATCGCCTCGTGCACGGTCAGCGACCGCCACTCACCGCCGATGTCCCACTCGGATCCGTCGGCCCGCTGGATCACCGTGGAGCCGAACGCGGCAACCGCCGCGCCCTGGACGAGCTGCTGCGTCAGCGCGCCGATCGTGT harbors:
- a CDS encoding NlpC/P60 family protein — its product is MQTGNSDAQTVTAQPSLKTLVAEATTLSNQVDSLGQQYDELQIEIAHAKSEEKLAKQADARAQSAMSGSQLAVAQLAAMGYMNGGLDPTLEMLTSGNPTQFLNQASTVEELDNEATMRLTNLQQAQLAAARARDTAQEQIVTVDTLQKEINGKVSQINAKLDVMNSSVMAKAMAVFDQTGNYPDYTLPAVNNVDTTALRYALTRRGDEYVWGAAGPTTFDCSGLVVWAYAQEGITLPHYTGSLWNSGMHVSRDDLEPGDLVFFFADISHVGIYIGNGLMVDAPSTGQVVQVQPVFWDAYVGAVRIA
- a CDS encoding amino-acid N-acetyltransferase codes for the protein MAAVANRLSTSFAFLTALPFDWRASPGCGNHARRRRIVMCRSRAGVPARHPAGAIPFSRYSSGAMAYIVRQARTKDVPVIRALIDQNVASGRLLDKPTVNLYEDILEFTVAENTADGTVVGCGALHVMWEDLAELRTVAVDPDKRGGGAGHLIVDKLLDRARQVGVSRVFVLTFAVPFFARHGFTEINGTPVAHEVYAELLRSYDDGVAEFLDLDRVKPNTLGNTRMLLRL